The following proteins come from a genomic window of Pseudomonas sp. Z8(2022):
- a CDS encoding RidA family protein translates to MSKTVITSDKAPAAIGTYSQAIKAGNTVYMSGQIPLDPVSMELVEGFEAQTVQVFENLKAVAEAAGGSFKDIVKLNIFLTDLSHFAKVNEIMGRYFEQPYPARAAIGVAALPRGAQVEMDAILVIE, encoded by the coding sequence ATGAGCAAGACCGTCATTACCAGCGACAAGGCCCCAGCCGCCATCGGCACCTACTCCCAGGCGATCAAGGCCGGCAACACCGTCTACATGTCCGGCCAAATCCCGCTGGATCCGGTGAGCATGGAGCTGGTCGAAGGCTTCGAAGCACAGACCGTACAAGTGTTCGAGAACCTCAAGGCCGTTGCCGAAGCCGCCGGTGGTTCGTTCAAGGACATCGTCAAGCTGAACATCTTCCTCACCGACCTCTCGCACTTCGCCAAGGTCAACGAAATCATGGGCCGTTACTTCGAGCAGCCCTACCCGGCACGCGCCGCTATCGGCGTGGCTGCCCTGCCGCGCGGTGCGCAGGTGGAAATGGACGCCATCCTGGTCATCGAGTAA
- a CDS encoding helix-turn-helix transcriptional regulator: MDANSLLAKPWLPGVELFHADFSGQAFGRHSHDAFAIGAIVQGVGGYQCRGQRYALPAGTLSLMNPEEPHTGHAESVRVVYRMLYIEESRLPALLGRKRLPGGFRELNPTDDGQVAISLARLESAFGCSDALGLESELLALLELVFVRHGGLRQARPASRDSGVTAYLRDYLEAHYTEAVSLEDLAALVQRHPRHLIEAFRRAYGVPPHTYLLQRRVREAKRRLMQGKALAEVALDLGFYDQAHFNGVFRHFTGVTPGRFRTLARD, translated from the coding sequence ATGGACGCCAACAGCCTGCTGGCCAAGCCGTGGTTGCCGGGTGTCGAGCTGTTTCACGCCGATTTCTCCGGACAGGCGTTCGGCCGTCATAGCCACGATGCCTTCGCGATCGGCGCCATCGTGCAGGGTGTGGGGGGCTATCAATGTCGTGGTCAGCGCTACGCGCTGCCTGCAGGCACCTTGTCGCTGATGAATCCCGAGGAGCCGCATACCGGGCACGCCGAGTCTGTGCGAGTGGTCTATCGCATGCTCTATATCGAGGAGTCGCGTCTGCCTGCACTGCTCGGTCGCAAGCGTTTGCCCGGCGGCTTTCGCGAACTCAATCCGACCGATGACGGGCAGGTGGCGATCAGCCTGGCGCGCTTGGAGAGTGCTTTCGGGTGCAGCGATGCGCTGGGGCTGGAAAGTGAGCTTCTGGCGCTTCTCGAGCTGGTGTTCGTGCGTCACGGCGGCTTGCGCCAGGCGCGGCCGGCATCACGCGACAGTGGAGTGACGGCGTACCTGCGCGATTACCTGGAGGCCCACTACACCGAGGCCGTCAGCCTAGAGGATCTGGCCGCCCTGGTGCAGCGGCACCCGCGACACCTGATCGAGGCTTTTCGCCGCGCCTATGGCGTGCCGCCCCACACTTACCTGCTGCAGCGCCGGGTGCGCGAGGCCAAGCGCAGGTTGATGCAGGGGAAGGCGCTAGCCGAGGTTGCCCTGGACCTGGGCTTCTATGACCAGGCGCATTTCAACGGGGTGTTTCGCCATTTTACCGGGGTCACGCCGGGGCGTTTTCGGACGCTGGCGAGGGATTGA
- a CDS encoding NAD-dependent epimerase/dehydratase family protein: MSGCNSLLIAGCGDVGTRLGLRMVEQGWRVLGMRRNLAALPAAIEPLAGDLHADACPPDWPQGPLDYVVYCAAATRHDEAGYRAAYVDGLRRVLGWLAQHGQRPRRILFASSSGVYGQQEGEWIDEGSPAEAQSFSAVIMREAERVALESGLPATTVRLTGLYGPGREWLLSQVRNGYRVSETPPLYGNRIHVDDAAGLFATLLQADVAGKPLADCYLGVDDEPAPLHEVVAWLRGQLGVSHWSDEQRVRRAGSKRCSNARARALGWAPQYPSYRDGYAAILAEH; encoded by the coding sequence ATGTCGGGTTGCAACAGTCTGCTGATTGCCGGGTGCGGCGACGTTGGTACCCGTCTTGGTCTGCGCATGGTCGAGCAGGGCTGGCGCGTGCTGGGCATGCGTCGCAACCTCGCTGCGTTGCCAGCTGCGATCGAACCGCTGGCGGGAGACCTGCATGCCGACGCCTGCCCGCCGGACTGGCCGCAGGGCCCTCTGGATTATGTGGTCTATTGCGCGGCAGCCACCCGGCATGACGAGGCGGGCTACCGCGCCGCTTATGTCGATGGCCTGCGCCGTGTGCTGGGCTGGCTGGCGCAACATGGTCAGCGACCACGGCGCATCCTGTTCGCCTCCAGTAGCGGCGTGTATGGGCAGCAGGAGGGAGAGTGGATCGACGAGGGCTCTCCGGCCGAAGCCCAGAGTTTTTCCGCCGTGATCATGCGCGAGGCCGAGCGCGTCGCGCTGGAAAGTGGCCTGCCGGCGACCACGGTGCGCCTGACCGGCCTCTACGGTCCTGGTCGCGAATGGCTGCTGAGCCAGGTACGCAATGGCTATCGGGTCAGCGAGACGCCGCCGCTGTATGGCAACCGCATTCATGTCGATGATGCCGCCGGTCTGTTCGCCACGCTGTTGCAGGCAGACGTTGCCGGTAAGCCCTTGGCCGATTGCTATCTGGGTGTCGATGACGAGCCGGCGCCACTGCACGAAGTAGTCGCTTGGCTGCGTGGGCAGCTGGGCGTCAGCCACTGGAGTGATGAACAGCGTGTGCGCCGAGCCGGAAGCAAGCGTTGCAGCAATGCCCGCGCCCGTGCGCTGGGTTGGGCGCCGCAGTATCCCAGCTACCGCGACGGTTATGCGGCGATCCTCGCCGAGCACTGA
- a CDS encoding LysE family translocator, with translation MFALFMLVAGTHFAALLSPGPDFFLLIRTALTKGRRQADGCACGIALANLLSMLLVLFVMASLPAEGGWLWRGLQVVGGLYFAWIGLQALASRRELVLPEGDSPKLGGVWKGMRQGLLASILNPKLPLFYAGLFGVLRESAMPAWGLGLAMLWMTLVVLLWDLALVRLLDQAHWRGWLQRHVRWLDRGCGGLLLALGGWLLLRAL, from the coding sequence ATGTTCGCGCTGTTCATGCTGGTTGCCGGTACCCATTTCGCTGCCTTGCTGTCGCCGGGGCCGGACTTCTTTCTGTTGATTCGTACCGCGCTGACGAAGGGCCGGCGCCAGGCCGACGGTTGTGCCTGTGGCATCGCCCTGGCCAACCTGCTGAGCATGCTGCTGGTGCTGTTCGTCATGGCGTCGTTGCCTGCCGAAGGCGGCTGGCTGTGGCGCGGCTTGCAGGTCGTCGGCGGCTTGTATTTCGCCTGGATAGGCCTGCAGGCACTGGCGTCGCGGCGGGAGTTGGTGCTGCCGGAGGGAGACTCGCCGAAGCTGGGCGGGGTGTGGAAAGGCATGCGCCAGGGCCTTCTGGCCAGCATCCTCAACCCCAAGCTGCCGCTGTTCTATGCCGGTCTGTTCGGGGTTTTGCGTGAGTCCGCGATGCCTGCGTGGGGGCTGGGCCTGGCGATGCTATGGATGACTCTGGTGGTACTGCTCTGGGACCTGGCGCTGGTGCGCCTGCTCGATCAGGCGCACTGGCGGGGTTGGTTGCAGCGGCATGTGCGCTGGCTGGATCGCGGCTGTGGCGGCTTGCTGCTGGCGCTGGGTGGTTGGCTGTTGCTGAGGGCTCTGTAG
- a CDS encoding AAA family ATPase, producing the protein MPCHPPLHVLTGGPGSGKSSLLAALAQAGHSVSEEAGRAIIRDQQSIAGLGLPWRAPSLFAELMLAWELRAHRQALAMKGPVFFDRSLVDIIGYLRLNDLPVGQHLLQAVRQLRYHRQVFLLPHWPQLYCNDSERRQDAAEAERTCRVMRAVYLEAGYHLIEVPRISLAQRRDFVLQCSGLNPSPASENAPA; encoded by the coding sequence ATGCCCTGTCACCCACCTTTGCATGTCCTCACCGGCGGCCCCGGTAGCGGCAAGAGCAGCTTGCTGGCGGCCCTGGCCCAGGCGGGCCACAGCGTCTCCGAGGAGGCCGGTCGGGCGATCATCCGCGACCAGCAGTCCATCGCCGGCCTGGGACTGCCCTGGCGCGCCCCGAGCCTGTTCGCCGAACTGATGCTGGCCTGGGAGCTCAGGGCTCACCGCCAGGCCCTGGCAATGAAGGGCCCCGTGTTCTTCGACCGCAGTCTGGTCGATATCATCGGCTACCTGCGCCTGAACGACCTGCCGGTTGGCCAACATCTGCTGCAGGCGGTGCGCCAATTGCGTTACCACCGGCAGGTGTTCCTGCTGCCGCACTGGCCGCAGCTTTACTGCAACGACAGCGAGCGCCGCCAGGATGCGGCCGAGGCCGAGCGAACCTGCAGGGTGATGCGTGCGGTGTATTTGGAAGCCGGGTATCACCTCATCGAGGTACCCCGGATAAGCCTGGCGCAGCGCCGCGACTTCGTGCTGCAGTGCAGTGGCCTCAATCCCTCGCCAGCGTCCGAAAACGCCCCGGCGTGA